A window of Sphingobacterium sp. lm-10 contains these coding sequences:
- a CDS encoding family 10 glycosylhydrolase, with the protein MRQQIGFFCVGLVMIFVLFSCGSKNRRNKVLVKPNTEVTGVAQGRPELEGPKEAEVAQTSRAAEVVKATQVAEKEVPQPIRAQLPEVRREFRAAWIATVANINWPSKNNLSTEQQKQEAISLLNLLQSNNFNAVIFQVRPSADALYNSSLEPWSYFLTGEIGRKPYPYYDPLEFWVEEAHKRGMELHVWLNPYRAHHSSGGSVTSSSLVKKFSQNVVRLKNGMYWFDPTDQNTQDHASMVVRDIVKRYDIDGVHFDDYFYPYASYNGGADFPDNTSWNAYRQKGGNLSRGDWRRDNVNRFIKRVYGEIKAEKKHVKFGISPFGIWKPGYPAGITGSSQYDELYADAKLWLNEGWVDYFAPQLYWAIDPPRQSFPALLRWWQSENKHNRHLWPGLNTVEVRTADRPTEIVRQVELARQILPNSQGVIHWSIAGLTKSPAMVQALINGPYKEKALVPASPWLQTAPLVTPTLLLTKEKSGGVFAKWLHRTPEEVYHWVVYSKYGDKWEYTIYDQDITSADFSPNKDGAKLRGVAVQAIDRMGNASDYLAYDVK; encoded by the coding sequence ATGAGGCAGCAAATTGGTTTTTTTTGTGTAGGACTAGTGATGATTTTTGTTTTGTTTTCTTGCGGAAGCAAGAATAGGCGAAACAAAGTGTTGGTAAAACCAAATACTGAAGTAACAGGCGTAGCCCAAGGCAGGCCGGAGCTGGAAGGGCCAAAGGAGGCCGAAGTAGCACAGACCTCTCGGGCAGCAGAAGTGGTGAAGGCGACTCAAGTAGCGGAGAAAGAGGTGCCTCAGCCGATACGCGCTCAGCTTCCAGAGGTTCGGCGAGAATTTCGTGCGGCGTGGATCGCTACCGTGGCTAATATCAACTGGCCATCAAAAAATAACCTATCTACAGAGCAGCAGAAACAGGAAGCCATCTCACTGCTAAATCTTTTGCAGTCCAATAATTTTAATGCAGTGATCTTTCAGGTAAGACCATCTGCAGATGCACTATATAACTCCTCTTTGGAGCCCTGGTCTTATTTCTTAACCGGAGAAATCGGTCGTAAGCCGTATCCGTATTACGATCCATTAGAATTTTGGGTAGAAGAAGCACATAAGCGCGGCATGGAGTTGCATGTATGGCTTAATCCTTATCGTGCGCACCATAGCTCAGGAGGTAGCGTAACCAGTTCTTCGCTGGTTAAGAAGTTTTCTCAAAACGTGGTGCGTTTAAAAAATGGCATGTATTGGTTTGATCCGACAGATCAGAACACGCAAGATCATGCGTCGATGGTCGTGCGCGATATTGTGAAGCGTTATGACATCGATGGCGTGCATTTCGATGATTACTTCTATCCATACGCTTCTTACAATGGCGGAGCTGACTTCCCAGACAACACCTCCTGGAATGCCTATCGACAAAAAGGGGGTAACCTTTCGCGTGGAGATTGGCGTCGGGACAATGTGAATCGCTTTATCAAGCGCGTTTATGGAGAAATCAAAGCCGAAAAGAAACACGTCAAATTTGGAATCAGCCCATTCGGAATATGGAAGCCTGGTTACCCAGCAGGCATTACCGGATCGTCTCAGTACGATGAACTGTACGCGGATGCAAAGCTTTGGCTCAATGAGGGTTGGGTAGATTATTTTGCGCCACAGCTGTACTGGGCTATCGATCCCCCACGGCAAAGCTTCCCAGCTCTACTGCGCTGGTGGCAGTCCGAAAACAAACACAACCGCCACCTGTGGCCAGGCCTTAATACCGTGGAAGTACGCACCGCAGATCGCCCGACAGAAATCGTCCGTCAGGTAGAGCTAGCACGGCAGATCTTGCCTAACAGCCAAGGGGTTATTCACTGGAGTATTGCCGGTTTGACAAAGAGTCCGGCGATGGTACAGGCATTGATCAATGGCCCATATAAGGAGAAAGCTTTAGTGCCGGCATCGCCCTGGTTGCAAACGGCTCCTCTGGTCACACCAACTTTGCTCCTCACTAAAGAAAAATCCGGCGGCGTGTTTGCCAAATGGTTACACCGCACGCCAGAAGAAGTATATCATTGGGTAGTATATAGCAAGTACGGTGATAAATGGGAATACACCATCTATGATCAGGATATCACTTCCGCCGATTTTTCTCCCAATAAAGACGGCGCTAAGTTACGTGGCGTAGCAGTACAGGCGATTGATCGAATGGGTAACGCAAGTGATTATTTGGCTTACGACGTGAAATAA
- a CDS encoding DUF1343 domain-containing protein, with translation MRQTRGVIVILLLTSLFQISCTSASSNRSESSQESKDSTNQVVNKILTGADQTIAYLPLLKGKKVGVMANQTSIVGDSLTHLVDYLLTEKVDVQFVFAPEHGFRGEVERGEAVHNEIDAATGLPLHSLYGGNDKQDEIVQSIDVMIFDLQDVGARFYTYITSLHRVMELCAKHGKTLLVLDRPNPCGDQVDGPVRSDDRFKANISFHKIAMVHGLTIGELATMINGEKWLENGRTCDLTVIPVENYTHDTKYELPVIPSPSLPNYLSVRLYSSLCLFEATDVSIGRGTDWPFQVVGYPDQIFGEFSFVPGEKSGMAKHVEGKGKTNYGLDLRGLDPDEQKFTLRYLLDFYQKMPDKKKFFTRPDFFDKLAGTDQLRQQIIQGLSEDQIRASWKEELDDYKLMRKKYLLYPDFES, from the coding sequence ATGAGGCAAACGAGGGGCGTTATTGTCATTTTGCTCTTGACCAGTCTGTTTCAGATAAGCTGCACTTCGGCGAGTAGCAACCGATCGGAATCATCCCAAGAGTCGAAAGACTCTACTAATCAAGTAGTGAATAAAATTTTGACTGGAGCCGATCAAACAATAGCCTATTTGCCGCTGCTCAAAGGAAAAAAAGTTGGCGTAATGGCTAACCAAACTTCTATTGTCGGCGATAGCCTGACACATCTGGTCGATTACTTACTAACAGAAAAAGTCGATGTTCAATTTGTATTTGCACCGGAGCACGGTTTTCGAGGAGAGGTAGAGCGAGGGGAGGCGGTACACAATGAGATCGATGCTGCCACCGGATTGCCGCTACATAGTCTGTATGGTGGCAATGATAAACAAGACGAAATCGTACAGTCTATCGATGTGATGATCTTTGACCTTCAGGATGTGGGCGCCCGATTTTACACCTATATTACTTCTTTGCATCGTGTGATGGAGCTGTGTGCCAAGCATGGCAAAACACTCTTGGTGCTGGATCGCCCCAATCCCTGCGGCGATCAGGTGGATGGGCCCGTACGATCCGATGATCGATTTAAAGCCAATATTTCTTTCCATAAAATAGCGATGGTGCATGGTCTTACGATCGGTGAATTAGCCACGATGATTAATGGGGAAAAATGGTTGGAAAATGGGCGCACCTGTGATTTGACCGTAATCCCGGTGGAGAACTATACGCATGATACCAAATATGAATTGCCTGTGATACCTTCGCCAAGCTTACCTAACTACCTCTCTGTCCGTCTGTATTCATCCCTTTGCTTATTTGAAGCAACAGATGTATCGATAGGTCGCGGGACGGATTGGCCTTTTCAGGTGGTGGGATATCCGGACCAGATTTTTGGAGAATTTAGCTTTGTGCCTGGGGAAAAATCGGGAATGGCCAAACATGTGGAGGGTAAGGGCAAAACAAACTACGGATTGGATCTTCGAGGATTAGATCCTGATGAGCAAAAGTTTACTTTGCGGTATCTATTAGATTTTTACCAAAAAATGCCGGATAAAAAGAAGTTCTTTACACGCCCAGATTTCTTCGATAAACTGGCAGGAACGGATCAGTTGCGGCAACAAATTATTCAGGGATTGTCTGAAGATCAAATTCGGGCATCTTGGAAAGAAGAATTAGACGATTACAAGCTGATGCGCAAAAAATACCTCCTTTATCCAGATTTTGAATCTTAA
- the recG gene encoding ATP-dependent DNA helicase RecG produces MAVLTAITPIEYLKGVGPQKADVLKKELQIFTIGDLLQLYPFRYVDRTQFYKIRELDATLLGAQVLGRLIRLQEVGEKRSKRLVGLLKDETGTVELVWFQQLAWLKKTLQLNAVYVMYGKPSSFNGALSITHPEMELYQASEKKIGNQTLQPVYTSTEKLKKFNLDTKGLQKLVAQALETVLPNWEDDLPEALRVKHRLIPSRDALLGIHFPPDQATYEAATRRLKFDELFWLQLRLLRNKQLNTKRYRGHRFTQVGDHFNTFFNSRLPFPLTNAQKRVMKEIRIDTNTGAQMNRLVQGDVGSGKTVVALMAMLLAIDNGFQACMMAPTEILATQHYHGVKELLGEELCEVALLTGSTPAKERRRIHEQLEDGSLHILIGTHALIEDKVRFKNIGFVVIDEQHRFGVEQRAKLWRKNSIPPHMLVMTATPIPRTLAMTMYGDLDISAIDELPAGRKPIKTVHFFEGQRLRAFGFMREEIQKGRQIYIVYPLIKESEKLDLLHLEAGLEYLMREFPLPTYRISVVHGKMPVKDKNFEMQRFVKGETQIMVATTVIEVGVNVPNASVMIIENAERFGLSQLHQLRGRVGRGAEQSFCILMSGNKLSKDGRKRLETMVETNDGFKIAEVDLQLRGPGDISGTQQSGILEMKIANLSTDQALLTEVRETVMDIFLQDPELQLPQHQLLLQKLAYKGPAIAWDKIS; encoded by the coding sequence ATGGCTGTATTAACAGCGATCACTCCGATAGAATACCTCAAAGGCGTTGGCCCTCAGAAGGCCGACGTCTTGAAGAAGGAATTGCAAATTTTTACCATTGGCGACCTCCTACAACTTTACCCTTTTCGCTATGTCGACCGTACGCAATTCTACAAGATTCGCGAACTTGACGCGACGCTGTTGGGCGCCCAAGTGCTCGGGCGACTCATTCGCCTGCAAGAAGTCGGTGAAAAGCGATCAAAACGATTAGTCGGATTACTAAAAGATGAAACCGGAACGGTTGAATTGGTGTGGTTCCAGCAACTCGCCTGGCTCAAAAAAACCTTACAACTCAATGCGGTATATGTGATGTATGGCAAGCCCAGTTCGTTCAATGGCGCATTGTCCATTACGCACCCTGAGATGGAGCTGTATCAAGCTTCTGAGAAGAAGATCGGCAACCAAACCTTGCAACCGGTTTACACCTCCACGGAAAAGCTAAAAAAGTTTAACCTGGACACGAAAGGCTTACAGAAACTGGTTGCCCAAGCCTTAGAAACGGTATTACCAAATTGGGAAGACGACCTACCGGAAGCCTTACGGGTAAAGCACCGTTTAATTCCTTCGCGTGACGCGTTGCTAGGCATTCATTTTCCACCTGATCAGGCTACCTACGAAGCGGCTACCCGGCGACTTAAGTTCGATGAACTTTTTTGGCTACAGTTGCGCCTGTTGCGCAATAAACAACTCAATACCAAGAGGTACCGCGGACACCGATTCACCCAAGTCGGCGACCATTTCAACACGTTTTTCAATAGTAGGTTGCCTTTTCCACTCACCAATGCGCAAAAGCGGGTGATGAAAGAAATCCGAATTGACACCAATACCGGCGCACAGATGAATCGGCTGGTACAGGGAGATGTGGGTTCCGGAAAAACGGTGGTGGCACTAATGGCGATGCTATTGGCGATCGATAATGGTTTTCAAGCTTGTATGATGGCACCAACAGAAATTTTGGCTACCCAGCATTATCACGGCGTGAAAGAACTGTTAGGCGAAGAGCTGTGCGAGGTGGCGCTACTCACCGGATCAACACCTGCTAAAGAACGCCGCCGGATCCACGAACAATTAGAAGACGGCAGCCTGCATATCTTGATCGGTACACATGCTTTGATCGAGGACAAGGTGCGATTCAAAAACATCGGATTCGTAGTGATCGACGAACAGCACCGCTTTGGTGTGGAACAGCGCGCGAAGTTGTGGCGCAAAAACAGCATCCCTCCACACATGCTCGTGATGACCGCAACGCCAATTCCCCGTACCCTGGCCATGACTATGTACGGCGATCTGGATATCTCGGCGATTGATGAATTACCGGCTGGCCGAAAACCCATCAAAACGGTTCATTTCTTTGAAGGGCAACGCCTGCGCGCCTTTGGTTTCATGCGCGAAGAAATCCAGAAAGGACGTCAGATTTACATCGTTTATCCACTCATTAAGGAAAGTGAGAAGCTGGACTTACTCCATTTGGAAGCCGGACTGGAATACCTGATGCGCGAATTTCCCTTGCCGACGTACCGCATTAGCGTGGTGCATGGCAAAATGCCCGTAAAGGATAAGAACTTTGAGATGCAGCGCTTTGTAAAGGGCGAAACGCAGATTATGGTAGCCACTACAGTGATCGAGGTAGGTGTCAATGTGCCCAACGCTTCGGTGATGATCATCGAAAATGCAGAGCGCTTTGGCCTTTCTCAGCTGCATCAGTTACGCGGCCGCGTTGGGCGAGGTGCCGAGCAGTCGTTCTGTATTTTAATGTCGGGCAATAAACTGAGTAAAGACGGCCGCAAGCGGCTGGAGACCATGGTAGAAACGAATGATGGATTTAAAATTGCAGAAGTAGATCTGCAGCTGCGCGGACCCGGCGATATCTCCGGCACGCAGCAATCCGGTATTCTGGAAATGAAAATCGCCAACCTGAGTACCGATCAGGCATTGTTGACCGAAGTGCGCGAAACCGTGATGGATATTTTTCTGCAAGACCCCGAACTTCAACTTCCGCAGCACCAGCTATTGCTCCAAAAACTAGCCTATAAGGGCCCAGCTATCGCCTGGGACAAAATCTCTTAA
- a CDS encoding sodium:solute symporter, translating into MSPIILLCFLIVYFGILLSIAHFTSRKSSDNATFFVANRNAKWYMVAFGMIGTALSGVTFISVPGAVGSNNFSYFQFVLGNALGFVLIAYVLLPLYYRLNLTSIYTYLEERLGHKSYKTGAMIFLISRTIGSAFRLYLVAIILQKFIFDAWNVPFVVTIAICLLLIWLYTNKGGLKTIIITDLLQTFFLLLAVVLSIYFMADGLGMSVVAAFEAVKESSYSQIFVWEDFLGTRNHFWKHVIGGAFVTIAMTGLDQDLMQKNLSMRTIGEAQKNMLTFTGIFIVINLFFLCVGALLYIYAAKNQIDLSAMRTPDYLYPEIALNHLTVLPGIIFMLGLTAATFATTDSALTALTTSFCVDFLGFNKKADPNAPGLIRQRNYVHAGFSVLMLLVIMIFRIVNDDSVVNAIFTAAGYTYGPLLGLFAFGILTRLKVRDHLVPIISLVSPVLIYLVINTNYLFTLGTYQVGFELIIYNGLLTFLLLLFTSPGRMAPETSALEEVPQR; encoded by the coding sequence ATGTCGCCTATCATTTTACTTTGTTTCCTGATTGTCTATTTCGGCATTCTACTTTCCATAGCACACTTCACGAGCAGGAAGTCTTCCGATAATGCAACCTTCTTCGTCGCGAACCGGAATGCCAAATGGTATATGGTGGCCTTCGGGATGATTGGTACTGCCCTTTCCGGGGTGACCTTTATTTCCGTGCCGGGAGCCGTGGGCAGCAATAACTTTAGTTATTTTCAGTTTGTATTGGGAAACGCACTGGGCTTTGTATTGATCGCTTATGTACTGCTACCGCTCTATTATCGGCTAAATCTAACGTCTATCTATACGTATTTGGAAGAGCGACTGGGACACAAAAGCTATAAAACGGGCGCCATGATTTTTCTGATTTCGCGTACGATAGGATCGGCCTTTCGCTTGTATCTGGTTGCTATTATTTTGCAAAAGTTCATCTTTGACGCCTGGAACGTGCCTTTTGTGGTCACCATTGCAATATGTCTGCTACTGATCTGGTTATATACCAATAAAGGAGGCTTAAAAACCATTATTATCACCGATCTTTTGCAGACTTTTTTCCTGCTGTTGGCGGTGGTGCTGTCCATTTACTTTATGGCAGACGGGTTAGGCATGTCGGTGGTAGCGGCTTTTGAAGCCGTAAAAGAAAGTTCCTATTCTCAGATTTTTGTCTGGGAGGATTTTCTGGGTACACGAAATCATTTCTGGAAACACGTGATCGGAGGCGCTTTTGTTACCATTGCTATGACAGGCCTTGATCAAGACCTGATGCAGAAAAACTTGAGCATGCGTACGATTGGAGAAGCGCAGAAGAATATGCTGACCTTTACCGGGATCTTCATCGTCATCAATTTGTTCTTTCTATGCGTAGGTGCCTTATTGTATATCTATGCCGCTAAAAACCAGATAGATCTTTCTGCAATGCGCACGCCGGATTACCTATATCCGGAGATTGCCTTAAACCACCTCACGGTGTTGCCGGGCATTATCTTTATGCTAGGGCTTACCGCCGCCACATTCGCCACGACAGATTCGGCACTAACTGCGCTAACGACATCCTTTTGTGTGGACTTTCTTGGTTTCAATAAAAAAGCAGATCCCAATGCACCGGGCCTGATTCGGCAACGAAACTATGTGCATGCCGGATTTTCGGTACTGATGCTGCTGGTGATTATGATCTTCAGGATTGTGAATGATGACTCGGTAGTTAACGCGATTTTCACCGCGGCAGGGTATACATACGGTCCATTGCTCGGTCTATTTGCTTTCGGTATTCTGACTCGGCTAAAGGTACGCGATCACTTGGTGCCTATTATTAGTCTGGTATCGCCCGTCTTGATCTATCTGGTCATCAATACCAATTACCTCTTTACGTTGGGAACCTATCAGGTAGGTTTTGAGTTAATTATCTACAATGGATTGCTGACATTCTTATTGCTTTTATTCACTTCGCCTGGCAGGATGGCTCCGGAAACAAGTGCTCTGGAAGAAGTGCCGCAACGCTGA
- a CDS encoding RidA family protein: MSEKKLFNTEAAPKAIGPYNQAVQAGDTLYVSGQIAFLPETMQLVATGIADETHQVLKNVSAILNHAGYSFEDVVKTSIFISNMDDFGTINEVYAQYFVENQPARETVAVKTLPKNVNVEISVIAWKKGS; encoded by the coding sequence ATGTCTGAAAAGAAGCTATTTAACACGGAAGCAGCACCAAAAGCCATTGGCCCATATAATCAGGCGGTACAAGCCGGAGATACCTTATACGTTTCAGGCCAGATTGCCTTCTTACCAGAAACGATGCAACTCGTAGCTACCGGTATTGCTGATGAAACGCATCAAGTTCTGAAAAATGTATCCGCCATTCTTAACCATGCCGGCTATAGCTTTGAAGATGTGGTAAAAACGTCCATCTTCATTAGCAACATGGATGACTTTGGCACCATCAACGAGGTATATGCCCAGTATTTTGTCGAAAACCAACCGGCGCGCGAGACCGTCGCGGTGAAGACCTTGCCAAAGAATGTGAATGTAGAGATCTCGGTAATCGCCTGGAAAAAAGGCTCGTAA
- the murQ gene encoding N-acetylmuramic acid 6-phosphate etherase, giving the protein MITRTTEKESNHQGLDKMSTTDLLTNMNKEDQTVPDAVAANIPAIEKLVDITVDRMKEGGRLFYIGAGTSGRLGVLDASECPPTFGVPHDWVMGLIAGGDTAIRKAVENAEDDAEQAWTDLLRYDISSKDVLVGIAASGTTPYVIGGLERANAAGLVTGCIVCNAGSPIAAAAQYPVEVVVGPEFVTGSTRMKSGTAQKLVLNMLSTAVMIKLGRVKGNRMVDMQLSNQKLVERGVLMVMEQTGANEQDAKAYLEQYGSVRAAVEQYEKSSDNA; this is encoded by the coding sequence ATGATCACAAGAACGACCGAAAAGGAATCAAATCATCAAGGGCTGGATAAAATGTCTACCACGGATTTGCTGACTAATATGAATAAGGAAGATCAGACGGTGCCGGATGCGGTGGCGGCAAATATTCCGGCCATCGAAAAATTAGTAGATATCACCGTAGATCGAATGAAAGAAGGTGGTCGCCTTTTTTATATTGGTGCCGGAACAAGTGGTCGCTTAGGCGTGTTAGACGCCTCAGAATGTCCGCCAACATTTGGTGTGCCGCACGATTGGGTTATGGGATTAATTGCTGGCGGTGATACCGCGATTCGCAAAGCGGTTGAAAATGCAGAAGATGACGCCGAGCAAGCGTGGACAGATCTTTTACGTTACGATATTAGTTCGAAAGATGTGTTGGTTGGCATTGCCGCGTCGGGTACCACGCCCTATGTAATCGGTGGGTTGGAACGTGCTAACGCCGCAGGGTTGGTAACGGGATGCATCGTGTGCAATGCAGGATCGCCAATTGCCGCAGCAGCACAATATCCTGTAGAAGTAGTGGTCGGCCCGGAATTCGTTACCGGATCTACCCGAATGAAATCCGGCACGGCACAGAAACTCGTACTAAATATGCTGAGCACCGCGGTGATGATTAAGTTAGGACGCGTAAAAGGCAATAGAATGGTCGATATGCAATTGTCTAACCAAAAACTGGTGGAGCGTGGTGTATTGATGGTCATGGAACAGACTGGTGCTAATGAGCAGGATGCGAAAGCGTACCTGGAACAGTACGGTAGCGTGCGCGCGGCCGTGGAGCAGTATGAAAAGTCTTCCGATAACGCCTAA
- the hflX gene encoding GTPase HflX — MGKEPKIYDTAPKQETAILVSVIPQGVSEETAKEYLGELDFLVQTAGGVVKGVFTQKLAKPDRATFVGSGKLDEIKSFIKAEEIDIVVFDDELSPSQLRNIEKEFEVKVLDRSNLILDIFANHAKTAQAKTQVELAQLQYLLPRLTRMWTHLERQRGGIGMRGPGESQIESDRRMILNKISLFKERLQHIDKQNETQRKNRGELIRVALVGYTNVGKSTIMNLLSKSDVLIENKLFATLDTTVRKVVIENLPFLLSDTVGFIRKLPHHLVECFKSTLDEVREADILMHVVDISHHSFEDHIHAVNDTLKDLDALDKPILTVFNKIDAYKPAVEQDEEGEEVKVTLEDFKNSWMGRHAAPAIFVSATDKVNVEEFREKLYEMVSELHTARYPHNNLLY; from the coding sequence ATGGGAAAAGAACCAAAAATATACGATACCGCTCCAAAACAAGAAACTGCCATTTTAGTCAGTGTGATTCCGCAGGGCGTTTCGGAAGAAACTGCCAAGGAGTACCTGGGTGAGTTGGATTTTCTGGTGCAGACGGCGGGTGGTGTTGTGAAAGGCGTTTTTACGCAAAAACTAGCAAAGCCAGATCGGGCAACGTTTGTTGGATCAGGAAAGCTGGATGAGATCAAGTCATTTATCAAGGCAGAGGAGATTGATATTGTCGTGTTCGACGATGAGCTCTCGCCATCGCAACTGCGAAATATAGAGAAAGAGTTTGAAGTGAAGGTATTGGATCGCTCCAACCTGATCTTAGATATCTTTGCGAACCATGCGAAGACGGCACAAGCAAAAACCCAGGTCGAACTGGCGCAGCTGCAATACTTGTTACCACGACTAACGCGTATGTGGACTCACTTGGAGCGCCAGCGTGGTGGTATCGGTATGCGCGGTCCTGGTGAGAGCCAAATTGAGAGTGACCGTCGGATGATTTTGAATAAGATTTCTCTTTTTAAAGAACGCTTACAACACATCGATAAGCAAAACGAAACGCAACGCAAGAATCGTGGTGAACTCATTCGCGTGGCGCTAGTGGGCTACACCAACGTGGGTAAATCTACGATTATGAACTTGCTGTCCAAGTCTGATGTGTTGATAGAAAACAAACTATTTGCTACGCTAGACACTACCGTTCGTAAGGTCGTGATCGAAAACCTGCCTTTCTTATTGTCAGATACCGTAGGATTTATCCGGAAGCTACCTCACCATTTGGTGGAGTGTTTTAAATCTACTTTAGACGAGGTGCGAGAAGCGGATATTTTGATGCATGTCGTGGATATATCACACCATAGTTTTGAAGATCACATCCATGCTGTAAACGATACATTGAAAGATTTGGATGCGTTGGATAAGCCGATTTTAACTGTTTTCAACAAGATTGACGCGTACAAGCCTGCGGTAGAACAGGATGAGGAAGGCGAAGAAGTGAAAGTGACGCTAGAGGATTTTAAAAATTCCTGGATGGGTCGACATGCCGCTCCAGCCATCTTTGTTTCCGCAACGGATAAGGTCAATGTCGAAGAGTTTCGGGAGAAGCTTTATGAAATGGTTTCTGAATTGCACACTGCGCGCTATCCACACAACAATCTATTGTACTAG
- a CDS encoding purine-nucleoside phosphorylase: MHDSLNETLAYIRRKIGDFQPEFGIILGTGLGKLVNEIDISHQLMYANIPNFPISTVEFHSGKLIFGTLNGRTVVAMQGRLHYYEGYDMQEITFPVRIMKLLGIQKLFLSNASGSLNPDIKKGDLAIIDDHINLLPDNPLRGANNSDFGPRFPDMSRPYDTQMIDQSLSIANKLGYSAHKAVYVAAPGPNLETRAEYRYMRIIGGDIVGMSTVPEVIVANHMGVPVCAISVVTDEGFHADLKPVSLQEIVAVASDAEPKLTTLLKELIVLQ; the protein is encoded by the coding sequence ATGCATGACAGTTTAAATGAAACCCTAGCCTATATAAGACGTAAGATAGGCGACTTTCAGCCCGAGTTTGGCATTATTCTGGGAACGGGCTTGGGCAAACTCGTCAATGAAATCGATATCTCCCATCAATTGATGTATGCCAACATTCCTAATTTTCCGATTTCTACGGTCGAATTTCACAGCGGAAAACTGATCTTTGGTACATTAAATGGAAGAACCGTTGTGGCTATGCAAGGAAGATTGCATTACTACGAAGGATATGATATGCAGGAAATCACTTTTCCAGTGCGTATTATGAAGTTGTTGGGCATTCAGAAACTATTTTTGTCTAATGCTTCGGGTTCTTTAAACCCGGATATTAAGAAGGGAGATTTGGCTATTATTGACGATCATATCAATCTTTTACCGGATAATCCGCTCCGCGGAGCAAATAATAGTGATTTCGGACCGCGTTTTCCAGATATGAGCCGACCATACGATACACAGATGATCGATCAAAGCTTGTCTATCGCTAATAAATTAGGATACAGTGCACATAAAGCGGTGTACGTAGCGGCACCCGGTCCGAATTTGGAAACCCGTGCGGAGTACCGATACATGCGTATTATAGGGGGCGACATTGTCGGGATGAGTACCGTGCCGGAGGTGATCGTGGCAAATCATATGGGTGTACCAGTGTGTGCGATTTCCGTAGTTACTGACGAAGGATTTCACGCTGATTTAAAACCGGTATCATTGCAAGAGATTGTGGCGGTGGCTTCCGATGCAGAGCCTAAACTGACCACACTGTTAAAAGAACTGATTGTGTTGCAATAA